A region from the uncultured Draconibacterium sp. genome encodes:
- a CDS encoding sugar-binding domain-containing protein, whose translation MKPINLSIILISLLFGFACNQNETISPRVEDDFNFNWRFHYGDIENGQEVEASDANWKEVRLPHDWSVEQSFTQENTAGATAFLPGGIGWYKKTFSVPKDWSDRITWIEFDGVYSNSEVWINGQYLGKRPYGYIPFKYELSKFLKYGETNEITVKADRSAYIDCRWYPGSGIYRNVKLVSANKVHIPQWGVFVSTPEVNAKKATVSVQTDVANRFASEKSITVKSSVFRGTMKFTSSETKLQLKGDAQQTVQQKMDVGNPELWDIDSPNMYHLLSEIIVDGKVVDSKETTFGIRSFSFDKDKGFFLNRRNLLLKGVCLHHDGGLVGAAVPKGVWERRLKKLKAAGCNAIRTAHNPPSAEFLDLCDELGFLVQDEAFDEWNNPKDKRHNYNQQEANPLTSGYTEHFTEWKERDLKSMVLRDRNHPSIIMWSIGNEIEWTYPRYGQATGYWGSNKVGDVNYYWDEPPLSVEQIKDNFNNAEPGDYNLANTAKELADWVRDKDTTRPVTANLVIPSVSNFSGYAEALDIVGLSYRQSVYDYCKKHYPDMVFLGTENWTRYHEWKPVVDKDFISGIFLWTGINYMGESRSWPVRGSGSGLLDFAGFEKPSYQLFKALWNDEPHVFITTQTLDKSPYKTVGNSNNLVEKEANWAARQKWGWQEVNTHWNYEEGEEIAVEVYTNQPEVELFLNGKSLGIKKLAHVNDHILKWMVPFSTGKLAARAVNNSAENTVVTAGAFAGIEIKADKTTLNANGYDVVHFVVQLLDADGNPVRHSEEELRFEIEGDAKLLGVDNGAATSVQDYQSNKIVTSEGKALMILQSNLNASTVTVKAVCEEITSKELKIAIR comes from the coding sequence ATGAAACCAATAAACCTATCTATAATTCTGATTAGTCTCTTATTTGGATTTGCATGCAACCAAAACGAAACAATAAGCCCGCGTGTTGAAGACGATTTTAATTTCAACTGGAGATTCCACTATGGCGATATTGAAAATGGCCAAGAAGTTGAGGCATCGGATGCCAACTGGAAAGAAGTACGTTTGCCGCACGACTGGAGTGTAGAGCAATCATTTACACAAGAAAACACGGCCGGTGCCACCGCCTTTTTACCGGGAGGAATTGGCTGGTATAAAAAAACATTTTCTGTTCCGAAGGATTGGAGTGACAGAATTACCTGGATTGAATTTGATGGCGTTTATTCCAACTCCGAAGTGTGGATAAACGGGCAATATCTCGGCAAACGCCCGTACGGTTACATTCCGTTTAAATACGAATTAAGTAAGTTTTTAAAATATGGCGAAACAAATGAAATTACCGTAAAGGCCGACCGTTCTGCTTATATCGATTGCCGCTGGTACCCGGGCTCGGGCATTTACCGAAATGTAAAGCTGGTTAGTGCTAATAAAGTACACATTCCGCAGTGGGGGGTGTTTGTTTCAACACCCGAAGTAAATGCAAAAAAAGCGACCGTTTCCGTTCAGACGGATGTGGCAAATCGTTTTGCTTCGGAAAAATCAATTACGGTAAAAAGTTCGGTTTTCCGGGGAACAATGAAGTTTACTTCCAGCGAAACAAAACTACAATTAAAAGGAGATGCACAACAAACTGTTCAGCAAAAAATGGATGTTGGAAATCCTGAGCTTTGGGATATTGACTCTCCGAATATGTACCACCTGCTTTCCGAAATTATTGTCGATGGAAAAGTAGTTGATTCGAAAGAAACAACATTCGGAATTCGTTCGTTTTCGTTTGATAAAGACAAAGGCTTCTTTCTGAATAGAAGGAATTTGTTGCTAAAAGGTGTGTGCCTCCATCACGATGGTGGTTTGGTTGGGGCAGCCGTACCCAAAGGTGTTTGGGAGCGTCGTTTGAAAAAGCTAAAAGCAGCTGGTTGTAACGCCATCCGTACTGCCCATAATCCGCCATCGGCAGAGTTTTTGGATTTGTGCGACGAATTGGGTTTCCTGGTGCAGGACGAAGCTTTCGACGAGTGGAACAACCCCAAAGACAAACGCCACAATTATAACCAGCAGGAAGCTAATCCGCTTACCAGCGGATACACTGAACATTTTACAGAGTGGAAAGAACGCGACCTGAAAAGTATGGTATTGCGCGACCGAAATCATCCTTCGATTATTATGTGGAGCATTGGTAACGAGATTGAGTGGACTTACCCGCGTTACGGGCAAGCAACCGGCTATTGGGGCAGCAACAAAGTTGGCGATGTAAACTACTACTGGGACGAGCCGCCATTGTCGGTAGAACAAATAAAAGACAATTTTAACAACGCGGAACCGGGAGATTACAATCTGGCAAACACTGCAAAAGAATTAGCCGATTGGGTACGCGATAAAGATACAACTCGGCCCGTAACCGCTAACCTGGTAATTCCATCAGTAAGTAATTTTTCAGGGTACGCCGAGGCTTTGGATATTGTAGGATTAAGCTATCGTCAGTCGGTTTACGATTATTGTAAAAAGCATTATCCCGATATGGTTTTCCTGGGAACTGAAAACTGGACACGCTATCACGAGTGGAAACCGGTGGTGGATAAAGATTTTATTTCTGGCATTTTTTTATGGACGGGTATAAATTACATGGGCGAATCGCGCAGTTGGCCTGTACGGGGTAGCGGCAGTGGTTTGCTTGATTTTGCAGGCTTTGAAAAACCATCATACCAATTGTTTAAAGCTTTGTGGAACGATGAACCGCATGTATTTATTACTACCCAAACGCTGGATAAATCGCCTTATAAAACGGTGGGCAATTCAAATAACCTGGTTGAAAAAGAAGCGAATTGGGCAGCGCGCCAAAAATGGGGCTGGCAAGAGGTAAACACTCATTGGAATTACGAAGAAGGAGAGGAGATAGCTGTTGAAGTTTATACCAACCAACCCGAGGTGGAACTATTTCTGAATGGAAAATCATTAGGCATAAAAAAGTTGGCTCATGTTAACGACCATATTTTAAAATGGATGGTTCCTTTTTCTACCGGGAAACTGGCAGCACGTGCAGTAAATAACTCAGCCGAAAATACTGTTGTAACTGCCGGAGCTTTTGCCGGAATAGAAATAAAGGCCGATAAAACTACGCTTAATGCCAATGGCTACGATGTGGTCCATTTTGTGGTTCAACTACTTGATGCTGATGGAAATCCGGTTCGGCATTCAGAAGAAGAGCTAAGATTTGAAATTGAGGGCGATGCCAAACTATTGGGTGTCGACAACGGCGCTGCAACCAGCGTTCAGGATTACCAAAGCAATAAAATAGTAACGTCTGAAGGAAAGGCTTTGATGATTTTGCAGTCGAATTTAAATGCATCAACAGTAACAGTAAAAGCCGTTTGCGAAGAAATTACAAGCAAAGAATTGAAGATAGCAATTCGATAA
- a CDS encoding glycoside hydrolase family 2 TIM barrel-domain containing protein — protein sequence MKFMLFVALFLAIFSIKNNAQQFSSKYWQNQHIYEENKLPTRATSYSYSNPEHALKGDRNDSRIKLLNGDWYFKFVDKQEDKPTNFYEAGFDFTAWKTIEVPSCWEMKGYGTPIYTNSTYPFTCNPPYIDRDNPVGSYVKEFNFPENWNEHEIILHFGGVSSAMYVWINGEFVGYSQDSRLPAEFNITEFVKKGKNILSVQVFRWCDGSYLEDQDHWRMSGIHREVMLMAQPKVALNDFFVRTKLDSNYTNATLQVRPEIVIDETLNPKDYTLSAQLFDANNVSVLENALEVNVNNIVNEFYPQRDNVYFGLLEVEVKNITAWNAENPYLYTLVFNLKDKNGNSLEARSVQVGFRDVRFSDKQQLLVNGVPIKLIGVNRHDHSPTGGKTVTREEMEQDVFILKQNNFNTIRTSHYPNDPYIYELCDKYGLYVMDEANIESHGLRGELGNTPSWAASMMDRVIRMVERDKNHPSIISWSFGNESGCGPTFAGMAGYVKDFDPTRFIHYEGAQGDPNHPEYAKINSDKYKAAMAKYYSNPTDPVYVDVLSRMYPSLEELEGMATSPYIHRPILMCEYAHSMGNSLGNLKEYWDMIYSYDNLIGGYIWDMIDQGIERTAENGKKYYAYGGDFGDTPNDGNVSINGIFNSDKGFRPQTFECKYVNQPVVFRAFDIESGSLELENRFNFTNLSKFNFTWELFENGEPIDYGEFKTSEIAPGDRSRTTINFKKPKIKAEKDYWLQLKMYSSQATDWARAGYIIAQDQLTIVDSKTIWKEIKSTVPELKEDKQKLTLTGKKFTAIFDKKQGALTSLQYNDRKVIEKALLPNLWRVPTDNDDWGWKTDEKLNVWANSKSQLKLESIDAQKQDSTIVVKITRMIPEAARIEEKYTVYDNGTIDVHFDITVDESAPELIRVGMQTGINRSFENVQFYGSGPHENYIDRNCSSLKGVYSMKTDELTKSYVRPQECGNRTGIEWVKLTGENGQTIKITASDKIAFSIWPFTEENLSKANFTWQLEDADYYTLNIDLIQAGVGGIDSWSIKARPLNKYRLLEKHYSYGFRLTER from the coding sequence ATGAAGTTTATGTTATTCGTTGCTTTATTTCTGGCAATATTTTCCATAAAAAACAATGCACAGCAATTCAGCAGTAAATATTGGCAAAATCAACATATTTACGAAGAAAATAAATTGCCGACAAGAGCCACATCTTATTCCTACTCAAATCCTGAGCATGCTTTAAAAGGTGATAGGAATGATTCACGAATTAAGCTACTTAATGGCGATTGGTACTTCAAATTTGTTGACAAACAGGAAGATAAACCAACCAATTTTTATGAAGCAGGTTTCGATTTTACAGCATGGAAAACCATTGAAGTTCCTTCGTGTTGGGAAATGAAAGGTTACGGTACCCCAATTTATACTAACTCTACTTATCCTTTTACCTGTAATCCGCCTTACATCGACAGAGACAATCCTGTTGGTTCGTATGTAAAAGAATTTAATTTTCCTGAAAATTGGAACGAGCATGAAATTATTCTTCATTTTGGTGGGGTTAGCTCGGCAATGTATGTATGGATAAACGGCGAGTTTGTTGGTTATAGCCAGGACAGTCGGTTACCGGCGGAATTTAATATTACTGAATTTGTGAAAAAAGGAAAAAACATTCTTTCAGTGCAGGTTTTTAGATGGTGCGATGGCAGTTACCTGGAAGACCAGGACCATTGGCGTATGAGTGGAATTCACCGCGAAGTGATGTTGATGGCGCAACCCAAAGTGGCTTTAAACGATTTTTTCGTTCGTACAAAATTAGATTCAAACTATACAAACGCCACCTTGCAGGTTCGTCCAGAAATTGTTATTGACGAAACTTTAAACCCGAAAGATTATACATTGTCAGCTCAACTTTTCGATGCAAACAATGTGTCTGTGTTAGAAAACGCTTTGGAAGTAAATGTAAACAATATTGTAAATGAATTTTATCCACAACGCGACAACGTTTACTTTGGTTTGTTAGAGGTTGAAGTAAAGAATATTACAGCCTGGAATGCTGAAAACCCTTACTTATACACTTTGGTTTTTAACCTAAAAGATAAAAATGGAAATTCCTTAGAAGCACGAAGTGTACAAGTAGGTTTCAGAGATGTGCGTTTTAGCGATAAACAGCAATTACTGGTTAACGGCGTACCGATTAAATTAATTGGAGTTAACCGTCACGACCACAGTCCTACCGGTGGAAAAACGGTTACCCGCGAAGAAATGGAGCAGGATGTTTTTATTTTAAAACAAAATAATTTTAATACCATTCGCACATCGCATTACCCAAACGACCCATACATTTACGAATTGTGCGATAAGTACGGCTTGTATGTGATGGACGAAGCTAATATTGAATCTCATGGTTTACGAGGCGAACTGGGTAACACTCCTTCGTGGGCTGCAAGTATGATGGACCGTGTAATTCGTATGGTAGAACGTGATAAAAACCACCCTTCAATTATTTCCTGGTCGTTTGGAAACGAGTCGGGCTGCGGACCAACATTTGCCGGAATGGCAGGTTATGTAAAGGATTTCGATCCAACACGATTTATCCACTACGAAGGAGCACAAGGCGATCCCAATCACCCGGAATATGCCAAAATTAACTCCGATAAATACAAGGCGGCCATGGCCAAATATTATTCAAATCCTACTGACCCGGTTTATGTTGATGTGCTGAGCCGGATGTACCCCAGTCTCGAAGAACTGGAAGGAATGGCCACAAGCCCTTACATTCACCGTCCTATTCTGATGTGCGAATATGCGCACTCCATGGGAAATTCATTAGGCAATTTGAAGGAGTATTGGGATATGATTTATTCATACGACAATTTGATTGGCGGATACATTTGGGATATGATTGATCAGGGGATTGAAAGGACTGCCGAAAATGGAAAAAAGTATTATGCTTACGGTGGCGATTTTGGTGATACCCCTAACGATGGAAATGTGAGCATCAATGGAATCTTCAATTCCGATAAGGGATTCCGGCCACAAACATTTGAGTGTAAATACGTAAATCAACCAGTAGTATTTAGGGCTTTTGATATAGAGAGTGGAAGCCTTGAACTGGAAAATCGATTCAACTTTACCAATCTGTCGAAATTCAATTTTACCTGGGAACTGTTTGAAAATGGAGAACCAATTGATTATGGAGAATTTAAGACTTCGGAAATTGCACCGGGAGATAGAAGCAGAACGACAATAAATTTTAAAAAACCAAAAATTAAGGCTGAAAAAGATTATTGGCTGCAACTAAAAATGTATTCTTCGCAGGCAACGGATTGGGCAAGGGCTGGGTACATAATCGCTCAGGATCAATTAACTATTGTTGACAGTAAAACCATCTGGAAAGAAATAAAATCGACCGTTCCGGAGTTAAAAGAGGATAAACAGAAATTGACGTTGACGGGTAAAAAATTCACCGCTATTTTTGATAAAAAACAAGGAGCTCTTACCTCTCTTCAATACAATGATAGAAAAGTTATTGAAAAAGCCTTGCTTCCTAATTTATGGCGTGTTCCCACAGACAATGATGACTGGGGATGGAAAACAGATGAAAAACTAAATGTTTGGGCAAATTCAAAATCTCAATTGAAACTGGAAAGCATTGATGCTCAGAAACAGGATAGTACGATTGTCGTAAAGATAACCCGGATGATACCGGAGGCCGCTAGAATAGAAGAAAAGTACACCGTTTATGACAATGGAACCATAGATGTTCATTTTGATATCACTGTCGATGAGTCGGCTCCGGAACTAATACGCGTCGGGATGCAAACCGGTATTAACAGATCTTTTGAGAATGTTCAGTTTTATGGTAGTGGGCCCCATGAAAACTATATCGACCGCAATTGTTCGTCATTAAAAGGAGTTTATTCAATGAAAACCGACGAATTGACCAAATCATATGTTCGGCCTCAGGAATGCGGGAACAGAACGGGAATAGAATGGGTGAAGCTAACAGGAGAAAATGGGCAAACAATAAAAATCACAGCTAGTGATAAAATAGCATTTTCAATATGGCCCTTTACCGAAGAAAACCTGAGCAAGGCGAACTTTACATGGCAGTTGGAGGATGCTGATTATTATACCTTGAATATTGATTTAATTCAGGCCGGCGTTGGTGGGATCGATTCATGGAGTATAAAAGCACGCCCGCTGAATAAATACCGATTGTTAGAAAAGCATTATTCATACGGTTTTAGATTGACGGAAAGATAG
- a CDS encoding SDR family oxidoreductase — translation MNKIEQLFGLSGKIVIVTGASSGLGLSMAILLAQCGAKVYGFSRRGVPEKELDVELTGEIIFEKLDVTDNEALAQKFKEVADANNGTIDVLVNNAGVTIKKRAEDFTVDDWKYIHDINVTALFQCCQKAYPYLKMSKDIGRIINISSMASFLGFSEVVPYSSSKSAVLGITKGLAVEWAQDNILVNSVSPGWFPSEMTQGVMDENRKAKILKRMPLHRFGKPEELAAMIGFLASPAASYITGQDFSVDGGALAYGF, via the coding sequence ATGAACAAAATAGAACAGTTATTCGGACTAAGCGGAAAAATCGTAATTGTAACCGGAGCTTCAAGTGGTTTAGGTTTGTCAATGGCCATTCTTTTGGCTCAATGTGGGGCAAAGGTTTATGGATTCAGCCGCCGGGGAGTGCCCGAAAAAGAGCTTGATGTTGAGCTTACAGGAGAAATTATCTTCGAGAAATTGGATGTGACCGACAATGAAGCACTTGCGCAGAAGTTTAAAGAAGTTGCCGATGCCAACAATGGAACTATCGATGTGTTGGTAAACAATGCTGGCGTAACCATAAAAAAACGTGCCGAAGATTTTACCGTTGATGACTGGAAATACATTCACGACATCAATGTAACGGCACTGTTTCAATGTTGCCAAAAGGCTTATCCCTACCTGAAAATGTCAAAAGATATTGGTCGCATCATCAACATCTCATCTATGGCCTCCTTTCTGGGTTTCTCTGAAGTTGTTCCTTACAGCTCCAGTAAGTCAGCCGTACTAGGCATTACCAAAGGTTTGGCAGTAGAATGGGCACAAGACAATATCCTGGTTAACTCGGTTTCGCCCGGTTGGTTCCCTTCAGAAATGACGCAGGGAGTAATGGATGAAAACCGAAAAGCGAAGATACTGAAGCGAATGCCACTACATCGTTTTGGGAAACCTGAGGAGTTAGCAGCTATGATTGGCTTTCTTGCTTCTCCAGCAGCATCGTACATTACCGGTCAGGATTTTAGTGTAGATGGGGGAGCATTGGCCTATGGATTTTAA
- a CDS encoding mandelate racemase/muconate lactonizing enzyme family protein — translation MQKIKSYKVYSTKAKLEKPISDATHTITEISFLVVRIQTEQGVTGEAYLLSFQYSPNAIIGAIKDHGDQYIGAYVNETGRMFTEVDCDNEYFGKEGINRWAQAIFNMAMWDAHCKILGAPIWKVLGTYKTEIPIYGSGGWISYTVDELKDEVTNYVKRGFKAVKIKVGKPDWKEDLERLSLVRESVGKNVEIMMDANQGMSLPNAMSLSSAAREIGITWFEEPINHTNFRGFESLKNKTGISLAMGEREFSSLPLRELIERSALDIWQPDIVRIGGVEAWRESAALAGAYDIPVLPHYYKDYDIPLLCTIPNGVGAESFDWIDPLIDYPLEIKNGMARPHNRPGWGFSFKDECLTEIV, via the coding sequence ATGCAAAAAATAAAAAGTTATAAGGTTTATTCCACTAAAGCAAAACTCGAAAAGCCTATCTCTGATGCGACACACACTATTACCGAAATTTCGTTTTTGGTAGTCCGAATACAAACCGAACAAGGAGTTACCGGAGAGGCCTATTTGTTAAGTTTTCAATATAGTCCAAATGCCATTATTGGTGCAATTAAAGACCATGGCGACCAATACATTGGCGCGTATGTTAACGAAACAGGACGTATGTTTACTGAAGTTGATTGCGATAATGAGTACTTTGGAAAAGAGGGGATTAACCGCTGGGCACAGGCTATTTTTAATATGGCCATGTGGGATGCGCATTGTAAAATTCTGGGTGCTCCTATTTGGAAAGTACTGGGAACTTATAAAACAGAAATCCCGATTTATGGTAGTGGCGGTTGGATATCGTATACCGTTGATGAGCTGAAGGATGAGGTGACCAATTATGTGAAGCGCGGTTTTAAAGCGGTTAAAATTAAGGTGGGTAAACCCGATTGGAAAGAAGACCTGGAGCGTTTGAGTTTGGTGCGCGAATCGGTTGGCAAGAACGTTGAAATTATGATGGATGCCAACCAGGGAATGTCGTTACCCAATGCAATGAGCCTGTCGAGTGCAGCCCGTGAAATTGGAATTACCTGGTTTGAAGAGCCGATAAATCATACCAACTTCCGCGGATTTGAATCCTTAAAAAACAAAACCGGGATTTCGCTGGCAATGGGCGAACGCGAGTTCAGTTCACTGCCTTTGCGCGAACTTATTGAACGAAGTGCACTGGATATTTGGCAACCTGATATTGTGCGAATTGGAGGCGTTGAAGCCTGGAGAGAAAGTGCTGCTTTGGCTGGAGCTTATGATATTCCTGTTCTGCCGCATTATTATAAAGACTACGATATTCCACTGTTGTGTACCATCCCCAATGGTGTTGGAGCAGAATCATTTGATTGGATTGATCCGCTAATTGATTACCCACTTGAAATTAAGAATGGTATGGCAAGGCCTCATAATCGTCCGGGCTGGGGATTTTCTTTTAAGGATGAATGTTTAACGGAAATTGTATAA
- a CDS encoding L-rhamnose mutarotase, with protein MKRYLFALIMLIFFIGSCSDQKNSKDKMRRFVFVSLDANKYIDISEVIKDKKAYDLLLENGFVNVETYNSDSINIIIVDAEADFDLDTCKKVINNLSKESAEFLPFAKVIDGEYALIDRIYKMEQKRVYTAAQGQLIRRTPKEYARFVLTLEIINDPELANEYVAVHAPGKAWPEITQNMKTVGIKDMEIYLTGYRAFLIMDTKPDFDWDTDGEKWGTLPREKEWQAYVAKFQKTNPESKAAEKWKSMK; from the coding sequence ATGAAAAGATATTTATTTGCATTAATAATGCTCATTTTCTTTATTGGTTCTTGTTCAGACCAAAAGAATTCCAAGGATAAAATGAGGAGGTTTGTTTTTGTGTCATTGGATGCAAACAAATACATTGATATTTCTGAAGTAATAAAGGATAAGAAAGCCTATGATTTGCTTCTGGAAAATGGTTTTGTGAATGTGGAGACCTACAACTCAGATTCAATTAATATAATTATTGTTGATGCAGAAGCAGATTTTGATTTGGATACATGTAAGAAGGTAATAAATAATCTATCAAAAGAATCTGCAGAATTTTTACCCTTTGCAAAAGTAATTGATGGCGAGTATGCACTTATCGATCGAATTTACAAGATGGAGCAGAAGCGGGTTTATACAGCTGCTCAAGGTCAGTTAATCCGAAGAACACCAAAAGAGTATGCCCGTTTTGTCTTGACATTAGAGATCATTAATGATCCCGAATTGGCAAACGAATATGTTGCTGTTCATGCACCAGGAAAAGCATGGCCTGAGATTACTCAGAATATGAAAACTGTTGGAATCAAAGATATGGAAATATACCTAACCGGATATAGAGCCTTTTTGATAATGGATACAAAACCTGATTTTGACTGGGATACAGACGGCGAAAAGTGGGGGACATTACCTCGCGAAAAGGAATGGCAGGCCTATGTGGCAAAGTTTCAGAAAACTAACCCGGAAAGTAAAGCAGCCGAGAAATGGAAATCAATGAAATAG
- a CDS encoding AraC family transcriptional regulator: MNIQKRQDGFTGQRMVYIPDHVEKQILQDPRIRDLYITHIGHFPNAKGQYRDRPTGSEQYILFYCKSGQGRISVEGNETLVKSNNVFIIPPNKMCRYSSSETQPWDNYWIHFTGKNADLYTPPCEVLLPIEETINSRIEDRMLIFEQMLQNLEQYNNFENVLYANTCLKYYLTSIRQIENFRFTGDKPAGDYFSKALSFMNNNTNKRITLSELGEICGCSSANLYKVFMKKLKCSPMDYFLQMKIQKACRYLVNSEKRIKEIAQELGYDDQYYFSRLFSKHIRMSPSQFRNNEKS, encoded by the coding sequence ATGAACATTCAAAAAAGACAAGATGGCTTTACCGGGCAACGTATGGTTTATATTCCTGATCATGTAGAAAAACAGATTTTACAAGATCCTCGAATTAGAGATCTTTATATTACTCACATTGGACATTTCCCAAACGCAAAAGGGCAATACCGTGACCGGCCAACGGGCAGCGAACAGTATATTCTGTTCTATTGCAAATCGGGCCAGGGAAGAATTAGCGTTGAAGGCAATGAGACATTGGTAAAAAGCAATAATGTTTTTATTATTCCGCCCAACAAAATGTGCCGCTACAGCTCATCGGAAACCCAGCCCTGGGATAATTACTGGATCCATTTTACCGGGAAGAATGCTGACTTATACACACCTCCGTGTGAAGTTTTATTGCCAATTGAGGAAACCATAAATTCGCGCATTGAAGACCGGATGCTCATTTTCGAGCAGATGCTGCAAAACCTCGAGCAGTATAATAATTTCGAGAATGTCCTTTATGCCAACACCTGTTTAAAATATTACTTAACTTCAATCAGACAAATTGAAAATTTCAGATTTACAGGAGATAAACCTGCCGGCGATTATTTTAGCAAGGCCTTATCGTTTATGAACAACAACACCAACAAGCGGATTACCCTAAGCGAACTCGGTGAAATTTGTGGCTGTTCAAGTGCAAACCTTTATAAGGTGTTCATGAAAAAACTAAAATGCTCGCCAATGGATTATTTCTTACAAATGAAAATACAAAAGGCCTGCAGGTATCTAGTGAATTCAGAAAAAAGAATTAAGGAGATTGCCCAGGAACTGGGTTATGACGACCAATATTATTTTTCGCGTTTGTTTTCAAAACACATCAGAATGTCGCCCAGCCAGTTTCGAAACAATGAAAAGAGTTAG
- a CDS encoding zinc-binding alcohol dehydrogenase family protein, whose amino-acid sequence MQAFQITEKEKTRFTKIPKPTVKEGEVLVRIKKAGYCGSDLNSFRGLNPLVSYPVIPGHELSGIVEEIGANVPSEIKLGGQVAIMPQTACGKCASCRNKRFNACQFNETLGVQRDGGLTEYLAVPWEKLIADDSLSLTQLALIEPLAVGFHAAKRGQVKTKQNIVVIGCGVIGLGAIAGSKAFGGKVIAIDIADDKLEKARIAGATYTVNSSIENVPERINEFTKGFGADVVIEAVGLPLTYNLAIDIVGFTGCVVYIGYSAKPVSFHTKLFVLKEIDIRGSRGSEPEDFKNVMKAVKAGAVNPEDIVSHTFDFNEADKAIELWSADPSKVTKVVISL is encoded by the coding sequence ATGCAAGCATTTCAAATAACAGAAAAAGAAAAAACACGCTTCACCAAAATACCAAAACCTACTGTTAAAGAAGGCGAAGTATTGGTGAGGATTAAAAAAGCTGGCTACTGCGGAAGCGATTTAAATTCTTTTCGGGGATTAAATCCACTGGTAAGCTATCCTGTAATTCCGGGGCACGAGTTAAGCGGAATTGTAGAGGAAATAGGAGCGAATGTCCCCAGCGAAATAAAACTTGGAGGGCAGGTTGCCATAATGCCTCAAACAGCTTGTGGGAAATGTGCCTCGTGCCGGAATAAACGCTTTAATGCCTGCCAGTTTAACGAAACCCTTGGAGTGCAGCGCGATGGGGGATTAACTGAATACCTTGCCGTTCCCTGGGAAAAATTGATAGCCGATGATTCTTTAAGTTTAACCCAACTGGCTTTGATAGAACCGCTGGCGGTGGGTTTTCATGCAGCCAAACGTGGGCAGGTAAAAACGAAGCAAAACATTGTTGTAATCGGTTGCGGGGTAATTGGTTTGGGAGCAATTGCCGGGTCAAAAGCTTTTGGCGGAAAAGTTATTGCCATTGACATTGCCGATGATAAACTGGAAAAAGCCCGAATTGCTGGCGCAACTTACACTGTAAATTCTTCAATTGAAAATGTGCCCGAACGGATTAACGAATTTACAAAAGGATTTGGAGCCGATGTGGTTATTGAGGCAGTAGGTTTGCCGCTTACTTATAATCTGGCTATAGATATTGTTGGTTTTACGGGCTGCGTGGTGTACATAGGTTACAGCGCAAAACCTGTGAGCTTTCATACCAAATTGTTTGTTTTAAAGGAAATCGACATCCGTGGCTCGCGAGGTTCAGAGCCCGAAGATTTCAAAAATGTTATGAAAGCGGTGAAGGCCGGTGCCGTAAATCCCGAAGATATTGTCTCGCATACTTTTGATTTTAATGAAGCCGACAAAGCCATCGAATTATGGTCGGCCGACCCTTCAAAAGTTACCAAGGTTGTAATAAGCTTATAA